One window of Botrimarina mediterranea genomic DNA carries:
- a CDS encoding TolC family protein, translated as MLLVTAGCASGPRDFARGPQFSPPRGDSERVVTTAYQEEGDAQVEGDNVDLALPPSLEGDAAAAEELSAPAPLAEGEGLSLETLEQMSLSNNPAVSQSSARLRALRGKWVQAGLPPNPTAGYTAGEVGNDGRGGQQGGYVGQTFITAGKLKRDRAVVAAEITRAEQQLVATQRRVLTDTRHAYYQALLAQRRVELAMDLLQVSTDAADASKSLVDAEEIPVAGLLQTQIRQENSHVFLQTARNAQEQAWRRLSAVVGGPQLPQQDLEGDVTRLPTELNWQEQLARLQAESPEIASALAEMERARRALNRASVEAVPDISTQISVQYDAASEYTIAGVQVGMPIPLWNRNQGGIRQAQSEVTAAERNIQRVEQDLSQRLADAFRSYADAQVTTAKYSADILPRSQRTLDLVRKGYEQGEVGYLDLLAAQQTYSQANLAYLDALGELWQSYLLIDGLMLDGSLANAPL; from the coding sequence GCAGGTAGAGGGCGACAACGTCGATCTCGCGTTGCCACCGAGCCTGGAGGGAGACGCCGCAGCGGCGGAAGAGCTGTCTGCGCCTGCGCCGCTGGCGGAGGGCGAGGGGCTTAGTCTCGAGACCCTTGAGCAGATGTCCTTGTCCAACAACCCAGCCGTCTCCCAGTCTTCGGCGCGCCTACGCGCCCTACGGGGGAAATGGGTCCAGGCCGGGCTCCCTCCCAACCCGACCGCCGGCTATACCGCGGGTGAAGTTGGCAATGATGGACGCGGGGGGCAGCAAGGTGGTTACGTCGGGCAAACATTCATTACTGCGGGCAAGTTGAAGCGCGATCGAGCGGTCGTCGCCGCCGAGATCACACGGGCCGAGCAGCAGCTCGTGGCGACGCAGCGACGCGTGCTAACCGACACTCGGCATGCGTACTACCAAGCGCTGCTCGCGCAGCGTCGCGTCGAGCTAGCCATGGATTTGTTGCAGGTATCAACCGATGCGGCCGACGCTTCGAAATCGCTCGTTGATGCGGAGGAGATCCCGGTAGCGGGATTACTACAAACCCAGATCAGGCAAGAAAACTCGCACGTATTCTTGCAAACGGCTAGGAACGCTCAGGAACAGGCCTGGCGCCGTCTCTCAGCTGTGGTTGGCGGCCCACAGTTGCCGCAACAGGACCTCGAAGGAGACGTCACCAGACTGCCTACAGAACTGAACTGGCAGGAACAGCTCGCAAGGCTGCAAGCTGAGAGCCCAGAGATCGCCAGCGCCCTGGCGGAGATGGAGCGAGCTCGGCGCGCCCTCAATCGGGCGAGCGTCGAGGCTGTGCCCGACATTAGCACCCAGATCAGCGTGCAGTATGACGCCGCATCGGAGTACACGATCGCGGGTGTGCAGGTTGGCATGCCGATCCCGCTATGGAACCGAAACCAGGGGGGGATCCGCCAGGCTCAATCGGAAGTCACCGCGGCCGAGAGGAACATCCAAAGAGTCGAGCAGGATCTAAGTCAACGCCTGGCGGACGCCTTCCGCAGCTACGCGGACGCTCAGGTCACCACAGCGAAATACAGCGCCGACATTCTGCCCCGCTCGCAGAGAACACTCGACCTGGTCCGGAAGGGATACGAGCAGGGGGAAGTGGGCTACCTCGACTTGCTAGCCGCCCAGCAAACGTACTCACAGGCGAACCTCGCCTACTTGGACGCACTGGGGGAGCTTTGGCAGAGCTACCTACTAATCGACGGGCTGATGCTGGACGGGAGTCTTGCCAACGCCCCCCTGTGA